One Candidatus Sulfurimonas baltica DNA segment encodes these proteins:
- the nuoF gene encoding NADH-quinone oxidoreductase subunit NuoF, whose product MQTKIVSKNFEIPLSHTIDVALENGRYSSLEATFSKKPQEIIDIIKQSNLRGKGGGGAPAGGKWQLASDYEGTKYLVVNADESEPGTFKDRRILSLDPHLLIEGIIATCYAIGSHTSYIYVRGEYEEFSDITQSAIDEAYERNFLGSNAKYRVDITIHRGAGAYICGEKSALLESLEGKRGHPRLKPKSPEPEFYFGSPTLVNNVETIASVPFIVKNGADAYRAYGTEQSPGTLLFAISGNVNRPGVYEAEFGVSMIDYIQKLGGGVKNGKKLKAVIPGGASTPILPADMVESARLDYESLRGLGSSLGTGGMIVLDEDASMVKALKNLLRFYHHESCGQCTPCREGTSWVDKIMNKFVEKRATKEDLQILKSVSKTMNGKTICVFAPAASGVIDGFLKHFESEFLECIK is encoded by the coding sequence ATGCAAACTAAGATAGTAAGTAAAAATTTTGAAATACCACTCTCTCATACTATTGATGTGGCACTTGAGAATGGGCGTTATTCATCTTTAGAGGCAACTTTTTCAAAAAAGCCCCAAGAGATAATAGATATTATCAAGCAGAGTAATCTTCGAGGCAAAGGTGGCGGTGGTGCACCAGCAGGGGGAAAATGGCAGTTGGCATCTGACTACGAAGGTACAAAGTATCTTGTAGTAAACGCTGATGAGAGTGAGCCGGGAACATTTAAAGACAGACGCATCCTTTCATTGGACCCACATCTGTTAATTGAGGGAATTATTGCTACATGTTATGCAATTGGCTCTCACACTTCATATATATATGTTAGAGGTGAGTATGAAGAGTTTAGCGATATTACGCAAAGTGCAATAGATGAAGCTTATGAGAGAAATTTTTTAGGAAGCAACGCGAAATACCGAGTTGATATCACTATTCATCGTGGTGCAGGGGCATATATCTGCGGTGAAAAATCTGCTCTTTTAGAGTCTCTTGAAGGAAAACGTGGTCATCCAAGACTAAAGCCAAAATCTCCAGAACCGGAATTTTATTTTGGTTCGCCGACACTTGTAAACAATGTTGAGACAATCGCATCAGTCCCTTTTATTGTAAAAAATGGAGCAGATGCTTACAGAGCTTACGGGACTGAACAGTCTCCAGGAACTCTCCTTTTTGCAATAAGCGGAAACGTAAACAGACCTGGTGTTTATGAGGCTGAATTTGGTGTAAGCATGATTGATTACATACAAAAACTTGGCGGTGGTGTAAAAAACGGCAAAAAGCTAAAAGCTGTAATTCCAGGCGGTGCTTCAACTCCAATACTTCCGGCAGATATGGTCGAGAGTGCAAGACTCGATTATGAGAGTCTGCGCGGTCTTGGTTCATCACTTGGTACTGGAGGCATGATAGTTTTAGATGAAGATGCTTCTATGGTTAAAGCTCTGAAAAATCTACTTAGATTTTATCACCATGAGTCATGTGGGCAGTGTACACCTTGCAGAGAAGGTACTTCTTGGGTTGATAAAATTATGAATAAGTTTGTAGAAAAACGTGCTACAAAAGAGGATTTGCAAATTTTAAAGTCTGTTAGTAAAACTATGAACGGAAAAACGATATGTGTGTTTGCACCGGCAGCCAGTGGTGTAATCGACGGCTTTTTAAAACACTTTGAGAGTGAATTTTTGGAGTGTATAAAATGA